The Cellulophaga sp. L1A9 genome window below encodes:
- a CDS encoding DMT family transporter, with amino-acid sequence MIDLILCILFSSSLFVIFKLYSTYKVQTLFAIITNYFVAATFSTFFYKESIDFTTLPSKDWFLPTISLGFLFILVFYITAKTSQQIGVSVASVSSKMSLVIPVLAGVILYKEELGIIKIVGIILALIAVYFASLKDRTITVKTGTLVLPLLLFLGSGFVDTSIKYIQATYVPKHEFPFFCTVVFTSAGIFGVLFILIRSFKVPLKINYRNILGGLVLGIFNYLTLHFLLRALQNDFSDSSSIFTINNVATVLFSTLLGILLFKEKLIPKNWIGIGLAVISIILVALF; translated from the coding sequence ATGATAGACTTAATATTATGCATCCTCTTTTCTAGTTCACTCTTTGTGATCTTTAAACTTTATAGTACCTATAAAGTTCAAACGCTTTTTGCTATTATCACCAACTATTTTGTTGCGGCTACATTTTCAACTTTCTTTTACAAAGAATCTATAGATTTTACAACATTGCCCAGTAAAGATTGGTTTTTACCCACTATAAGCCTTGGCTTTTTGTTTATTTTAGTTTTCTATATTACGGCAAAAACATCACAACAAATTGGTGTTTCCGTAGCTTCTGTGTCTTCCAAAATGTCACTAGTTATTCCTGTACTTGCGGGTGTAATCTTGTATAAAGAAGAACTAGGAATCATAAAAATAGTTGGAATAATTTTAGCGCTCATTGCTGTATATTTTGCCTCCTTAAAAGACCGCACAATCACCGTCAAAACAGGAACGCTGGTACTGCCTTTACTTTTATTTCTAGGATCTGGATTCGTAGACACCAGTATCAAGTACATACAAGCTACGTACGTACCCAAACATGAATTCCCATTTTTTTGCACTGTAGTCTTTACATCAGCTGGAATTTTTGGCGTCCTGTTCATTTTAATAAGGTCATTTAAAGTACCACTAAAAATAAATTATCGAAATATTTTAGGCGGACTAGTTCTCGGCATTTTCAACTATTTAACCTTGCATTTTTTACTGCGGGCATTACAAAACGACTTTTCGGACAGCTCTTCTATTTTCACCATTAATAATGTGGCAACCGTATTATTTTCTACCCTTTTAGGTATTCTACTTTTTAAAGAAAAATTAATCCCTAAAAATTGGATTGGAATTGGATTGGCGGTAATCAGTATCATATTAGTAGCTTTGTTCTAA
- a CDS encoding YigZ family protein: MEIASDTYKTLSKPSEEILFKEKKSKFFGYAFPIQSEDEVKPLLEEIKKKHHTAGHVCYAWQLGIKTQNYRANDDGEPNNSAGMPIYGQIQSFEVTNVLVAVARIFGGTKLGVGGLISSYKTGAQMALESSKIIEKIIQVQFALFFEYAAMDKVMRIIKQEQLSIVSQKMELDCKIVISVRKNDEEKIHGIFSEMHTIKIKPVS, from the coding sequence ATGGAAATAGCCTCAGACACCTACAAAACACTTTCTAAACCTTCAGAAGAAATTCTGTTTAAAGAGAAAAAGAGCAAATTTTTCGGCTATGCATTCCCCATACAATCAGAAGACGAGGTAAAACCACTATTAGAAGAAATAAAGAAAAAACATCATACGGCAGGTCATGTATGTTACGCCTGGCAATTAGGTATTAAAACTCAAAATTACAGAGCAAATGATGATGGCGAACCTAACAATTCTGCAGGAATGCCCATTTATGGCCAAATACAGTCATTTGAGGTCACCAATGTCCTTGTTGCAGTTGCTCGTATATTCGGAGGCACAAAACTTGGTGTAGGAGGCTTAATTAGCTCCTATAAAACTGGAGCCCAAATGGCTTTGGAATCTTCAAAAATTATAGAGAAAATTATTCAAGTACAGTTTGCGCTATTTTTTGAATATGCAGCTATGGATAAAGTAATGCGCATTATAAAGCAAGAACAACTATCCATCGTTTCTCAAAAGATGGAATTGGATTGCAAAATTGTTATTTCAGTTCGAAAAAATGACGAAGAAAAAATTCATGGGATTTTTTCAGAAATGCATACCATTAAAATCAAACCTGTTTCTTAA